One part of the Aspergillus fumigatus Af293 chromosome 7, whole genome shotgun sequence genome encodes these proteins:
- a CDS encoding amidohydrolase family protein — MLGKVALEEAFALPRFEEKTRWWASLFSTDPETHVKEITDITKIRIQYADKHGVGYQILSYTAPGVQDIWDAKEAQALAVEINDYIAEQIKEYPGRFGAFATLSMHNPKEAAEELRRCVEKYGFLGALVNDTQRAGPDGDDMIFYDQPEWDIFWQTCTDLDVPLYLHPRNPTGTIYDKLWADRKWLVGPPLSFAHGVSLHVLGMVTNGVFDRHPKLQVILGHLGEHIPFDMWRINHWFEDRKKQLGLAETCKKTIREYFAQNLWITTSGHFSTTTLNFCMAGVGADRILFSIDYPFETFEDACVWFDEAELNLTDRLKIGRENAKRLFKLGSYHDSSA; from the exons ATGCTTGGAAAGGTTGCCCTCGAGGAAGCCTTCGCGCTTCCGCGCTTCGAAGAAAAGACTCGCTGGTGGGCTAGTCTGTTCTCTACCGACCCCGAGACTCACGTCAAGGAAATAACCGACATCACCAAGATCCGTATCCAATACGCCGACAAGCATGGCGTCGGCTACCAGATTCTCTCCTACACAGCACCTGGTGTGCAGGATATCTGGGATGCGAAAGAGGCACAGGCGTTAGCGGTTGAGATCAACGATTATATTGCGGAGCAGATCAAAGAGTACCCAGGTCGATTTGGAGCTTTTGC GACTCTATCCATGCACAACCCGAAAGAAGCAGCCGAGGAGCTTCGCCGCTGCGTAGAAAAATACGGCTTCCTCGGTGCCCTTGTAAATGACACGCAGCGAGCCGGGCCCGACGGCGACGACATGATCTTCTATGACCAGCCCGAATGGGACATCTTCTGGCAGACCTGCACAGACCTCGACGTCCCCCTTTACCTACACCCGCGCAACCCCACGGGCACAATCTACGACAAGCTCTGGGCCGACCGCAAGTGGCTTGTAGGCCCGCCGCTGAGCTTCGCGCATGGCGTCAGCCTGCACGTCCTAGGCATGGTGACCAACGGTGTCTTCGACCGGCACCCCAAGCTGCAGGTCATCCTGGGCCATCTAGGCGAGCACATCCCCTTCGACATGTGGCGGATCAACCACTGGTTTGAGGATCGGAAGAAGCAGCTGGGGCTGGCGGAGACGTGCAAGAAGACGATCCGGGAGTACTTTGCGCAGAATCTGTGGATCACGACGTCCGGGCATTTCTCGACCACGACGTTGAATTTCTGTATGGCAGGGGTGGGGGCGGATCGGATTCTATTCTCCATTGATTATCCCTTTGAGACGTTTGAGGACGCCTGTGTCTGGTTTGACGAGGCCGAGTTGAACCTGACGGATCGGTTGAAGATTGGGAGGGAGAATGCGAAGAGGTTGTTTAAGTTAGGTTCGTATCATGATAGTTCTGCTTGA